In the Oryzias latipes chromosome 9, ASM223467v1 genome, one interval contains:
- the fzd10 gene encoding frizzled-10, whose amino-acid sequence MPSSVKGFLLLVLLVLWSSKASAISSIDPDWSGEGRCQHITIPLCKDIGYNMTRMPNLMGHDDQLEAAIKLQEFASLIQCGCHSHLKFFLCSLYAPMCTEQVSNPIPACRVMCEQVKVKCSPILEKFQFPWPDSLDCSRLPTKNDPNNLCMEAPNNSSDEPPKVPHTQPPDFRPQQPLSGQDLHPKDIGEKQTCSNPGKFHFVEKSESCAPKCYPKVDVFWSQGDKQFSLVWMAIWSILCFVSSAFTVLTFLIDPQRFKYPERPIIFLSMSYCVYSVGYLIRLFVGADGIACDRDNGVQYIIQEGLESTGCTIVFLILYYFGMASSLWWVILTLTWFLAAGKKWGHEAIEANSSYFHLAAWAIPAVKTIMILVMRKVAGDELTGVCYVGSMDVKALTGFVLIPLSCYLIIGTSFLLSGFVALFHIRKVMKTEGENTDKLEKLMVRIGVFSVLYTVPATCVIACYFYERLNMDYWRILAWKQKCVDGSRPESDECVMKASIPAIEIFMVKIFMLLVVGITSGMWIWTSKTLQSWQNVFSKKVKKRTRRKAASVFTSSRPYIKPHPSLKGQNFKYEPTRPPPTCV is encoded by the coding sequence ATGCCCTCAAGTGTCAAAGGCTTCCTCCTCCTGGTGCTGCTGGTGCTGTGGAGCAGCAAGGCTTCAGCCATCAGCTCAATAGACCCAGACTGGTCAGGAGAGGGGAGATGTCAGCACATAACCATCCCCCTGTGTAAAGACATCGGCTACAACATGACGCGCATGCCTAATCTCATGGGCCATGACGATCAGTTAGAGGCAGCAATAAAGCTGCAGGAATTTGCATCACTGATCCAGTGTGGATGCCACAGCCACCTTAAGTTTTTCCTGTGCTCCCTGTACGCTCCCATGTGCACGGAGCAGGTGTCCAACCCCATTCCAGCATGTAGGGTCATGTGTGAGCAGGTCAAGGTGAAGTGCTCCCCCATCCTGGAAAAGTTCCAGTTCCCCTGGCCTGACTCTTTGGACTGTTCCCGTTTGCCCACCAAGAACGATCCGAATAACCTGTGCATGGAGGCACCAAACAACAGCTCGGATGAGCCACCAAAGGTCCCCCACACCCAGCCACCAGACTTTCGGCCACAGCAGCCCCTGAGTGGGCAGGACCTGCATCCTAAGGACATTGGAGAAAAACAGACTTGCAGTAACCCAGGAAAGTTCCACTTTGTGGAGAAAAGTGAGTCATGTGCCCCCAAATGCTACCCAAAAGTAGATGTATTCTGGAGCCAGGGAGACAAGCAGTTCTCTCTGGTGTGGATGGCCATCTGGTCCATCCTGTGCTTTGTCTCCAGTGCCTTCACTGTTCTCACTTTCCTAATTGACCCGCAGCGGTTCAAATACCCCGAGAGGCCAATCATCTTCCTCTCCATGTCCTACTGTGTTTACTCCGTGGGCTACCTCATTCGACTTTTTGTGGGAGCTGACGGAATAGCCTGTGACAGAGACAATGGGGTGCAGTATATTATCCAAGAGGGCCTTGAGAGCACTGGCTGCACCATTGTGTTCCTCATCTTGTATTATTTTGGCATGGCCAGCTCCCTCTGGTGGGTTATCCTGACCCTCACATGGTTCCTGGCTGCAGGGAAGAAGTGGGGTCACGAGGCCATTGAGGCCAACAGCAGCTACTTCCATCTGGCGGCGTGGGCCATCCCGGCCGTCAAGACCATCATGATCCTGGTGATGAGGAAGGTGGCTGGGGATGAGCTGACTGGTGTCTGCTACGTGGGCAGCATGGATGTCAAGGCTCTCACAGGTTTTGTGCTCATTCCTCTCTCTTGTTATCTTATTATTGGAACTTCTTTCCTGTTATCTGGATTCGTGGCACTTTTCCATATCCGAAAGGTTATGAAAACAGAGGGAGAGAACACAGACAAGCTTGAGAAGCTGATGGTTCGCATTGGGGTCTTCTCTGTGCTTTATACTGTCCCAGCCACCTGCGTGATTGCCTGCTATTTCTATGAGAGACTCAACATGGACTACTGGCGCATCCTGGCATGGAAGCAGAAATGTGTGGACGGCAGCAGGCCAGAGTCAGACGAGTGCGTCATGAAGGCTTCAATACCCGCCATTGAGATCTTCATGGTGAAAATTTTCATGCTGTTGGTGGTGGGCATCACCAGCGGTATGTGGATCTGGACCTCAAAGACTTTGCAGTCATGGCAGAACGTGTTCAGCAAAAAGGTAAAGAAGAGGACGAGGAGAAAGGCGGCCAGTGTGTTTACCAGCAGCAGGCCTTATATAAAACCTCACCCATCTCTAAAAGGGCAAAATTTCAAGTATGAGCCTACTCGGCCCCCTCCGACATGTGTATGA